A stretch of Triticum aestivum cultivar Chinese Spring chromosome 1D, IWGSC CS RefSeq v2.1, whole genome shotgun sequence DNA encodes these proteins:
- the LOC123181768 gene encoding uncharacterized protein, with translation MDSNYLGIMSCLRNDQGAYSSPTTNTFILFEPKWLWCPLSLMVRLCTLAMVVATKSHTESLRSGTIQTKVRVSSIFLFYGDARFEFEGVLVPELVVPENNNDNILVHQGHTSSPSSIASNAGTPQAQSPVAVQASGSSHLRLFQEGRRLGGA, from the exons ATGGATAGCAATTATCTCGGGATCATG AGCTGTCTACGCAACGACCAGGGGGCATATTCTTCTCCTACCACTAACACCTTCATCCTATTTGAGCCAAAATGGCTTTGGTGCCCTCTCTCTCTCATGGTGAGGCTGTGCACGCTTGCCATGGTTGTGGCTACGAAATCTCACACCGAGTCGCTTCGGTCGGGCACTATTCAG ACTAAAGTGAGAGTTTCTAGCATATTCCTCTTTTACGGTGACGCCAGATTCGAATTTGAAGGCGTACTTGTCCCTGAGCTGGTGGTGCCTGAGAACAACAACGACAACATTCTGGTGCATCAGGGGCACACATCGTCTCCAAGCTCTATCGCAAGCAACGCAGGCACGCCTCAGGCTCAAAGTCCGGTTGCCGTGCAGGCGAGCGGCAGCAGCCACTTACGTCTCTTCCAAGAAGGGCGCCGCCTTGGAGGAGCATAA
- the LOC123159115 gene encoding uncharacterized protein, whose translation MCTKNVSSPGTDTTTGSPLSPFPPDPSRQEAHDLRDGRSGAAPAACRCPTPVIGPHFTTGLPQLILSFARPSFLLYAAQEGSRSPLDQSHRQLVRCRAGRRPMDDGGDRSTLHHESASSPPFLRAPELLVVCRPGGLALVALPEPPPAGRRCTFPRPLRPLCTTLHLNLDAHVFVDVLSYCLHTRCLCVCPSQFQSQILERQLDFGSRNPFLIRWMSCRI comes from the exons ATGTGTACTAAAAACGTTTCGTCCCCAGGAACAGACACGACCACgggctctcctctctctccctttcCTCCTGATCCCAGCCGCCAGGAGGCGCACGACCTGCGTGACGGTCGATCCGGTGCCGCGCCGGCCGCCTGCCGATGTCCGACGCCGGTGATCGGACCACACTTCACCACCGGTCTGCCTCAGCTGATCCTTTCCTTCGCGCGCCCGAGCTTCTTGTTGTACGCCGCCCAAGAGGGCTCGCGCTCGCCGCTCGACCAGAGCCACCGCCAGCTGGTCCGGTGCCGCGCCGGCCGCCGGCCGATGGATGACGGAGGTGATCGAAGCACCCTGCACCACGAGTCTGCTTCATCTCCTCCTTTCCTTCGCGCGCCTGAGCTCCTCGTTGTATGCCGCCCGGGAGGGCTCGCGCTCGTCGCTCTACCAGAGCCACCACCGGCCGGTCGTCGCTGCACTTTCCCGCGACCTCTCCGCCCCCTCTGCACCACCCTCCACCTCAATTTAGACGCACATGTGTTTGTGGATGTCCTCAGTTATTgtttgcacacaaggtgtttgtgtGTTTGTCCTAGCCAGTTTCAGTCACAGATCCTTGAG AGACAATTAGATTTTGGAAGCAGGAATCCTTTCCTCATAAGATGGATGAGCTGTAGGATTTGA